In Salvelinus sp. IW2-2015 unplaced genomic scaffold, ASM291031v2 Un_scaffold910, whole genome shotgun sequence, a genomic segment contains:
- the LOC139024039 gene encoding tripartite motif-containing protein 29-like, giving the protein MSMCAQHLEPHLSVPFLLLTHTLTEPIAPGAGGVGLATKCPHHGKILEYYCLDDLTSACMSCAIEDQHRIHNMKTLPKAHKELREKLKEEQKALAKRESQSLELGRWDKEQRERLASSSVRLIEGVSALRDITLTSIQSSVSARVKSITTSKRTMQAALSEGDSFCFLQGYEGVHQAVEKARAVDLSKGLEPGXDRDKLVQELQQSGGKLLEQTTQLWSSLLALVDPENHQEKQGSPGLPPTITLTFDPKSLGRGMCLSQDHRKVFYTPLAKLTTHTLLCQDSGSDANPRWVVKFSEDCDWTVGVCDKEATENFNNGHVYALRWQKDQLSSVCTQYYESVRRSDGMTYTDKPPEAHVDSQFIYLPGQNEGLPETIXRXIELEVFWDKTSPPSLSFYSRGRYHQRTELHRMEIEHXHVLFGCSD; this is encoded by the coding sequence ATGTCCATGTGTGCCCAGCACTTGGAGCCACACCTTTCAGTCCCATTTCTGCTACTGACACATACCCTGACTGAACCCATAGCACCGGGGGCTGGGGGAGTTGGGTTGGCTACAAAATGCCCCCACCACGGTAAGATTCTCGAGTACTACTGCTTGGACGACCTAACCAGTGCGTGCATGTCCTGCGCCATCGAGGACCAGCATCGCATCCACAACATGAAGACCCTGCCTAAGGCACACAAAGAGCTGAGGGAGAAGTTGAAGGAGGAGCAGAAGGCTTTGGccaagagagagagccagagcctGGAACTAGGGAGGTGGGAtaaggagcagagggagaggttgGCTAGCTCCAGTGTCCGGCTCATTGAGGGAGTGTCCGCCCTGCGCGACATCACCCTGACGAGCATCCAGAGTTCCGTCTCAGCTCGCGTAAAATCCATCACAACCTCTAAGAGAACCATGCAGGCTGCCCTGTCCGAGGGGGACTCCTTCTGCTTCCTCCAGGGGTATGAAGGGGTGCACCAGGCTGTTGAGAAGGCCCGTGCCGTGGATCTYAGTAAGGGGCTGGAGCCCGGGGRCGACCGGGACAAGCTGGTCCAGGAGCTACAGCAGAGCGGAGGAAAGCTGCTGGAGCAGACGACCCAGCTGTGGAGTTCTCTGCTGGCTCTGGTCGACCCCGAGAACCACCAGGAAAAACAGGGTTCCCCAGGGTTACCTCCCACCATCACGTTGACCTTTGACCCCAAGAGCTTGGGAAGGGGCATGTGTCTGTCCCAGGACCACAGGAAAGTGTTCTACACACCGCTTGCCAAACTCACCACCCATACTCTTCTGTGCCAGGATAGCGGCTCTGATGCCAACCCTAGGTGGGTGGTCAAATTCTCTGAGGACTGTGATTGGACCGTTGGCGTTTGTGACAAGGAAGCTACTGAGAATTTCAATAACGGCCATGTCTATGCTCTGCGCTGGCAGAAGGACCAACTGAGCTCTGTTTGCACTCAGTACTATGAGAGTGTTAGGCGTAGTGATGGGATGACCTATACAGATAAACCTCCAGAGGCACACGTCGATTCTCAGTTTATCTATCTTCCTGGGCAAAATGAAGGGCTACCTGAAACAATAKKCCGTSCCATAGAATTAGAAGTGTTCTGGGACAAAACCTCCCCACCATCCCTGTCCTTCTACAGCAGGGGCAGATATCACCAGAGGACGGAACTGCACAGAATGGAGATCGAGCATCNccatgtgctttttggctgttcagactga
- the LOC139024042 gene encoding E3 ubiquitin-protein ligase TRIM34B-like, which yields MSMCAQHLEPHLSVPFLLLTHTLTEPIAPGAGGVGLATKCPHHGKILEYYCLDDLTSACMSCAIEDQHRIHNMKTLPKAHKELREKLKEEQKALAKRESQSLELGRWDKEQRERLASSSVRLIEGVSALRDITLTSIQSSVSARVKSITTSKRTMQAALSEGDSFCFLQGYEGVHQAVEKARAVDLSKGLEPGXDRDKLVQELQQSGGKLLEQTTQLWSSLLALVDPENHQEKQGSPGLPPTITLTFDPKSLGRGMCLSQDHRKVFYTPLAKLTTHTLLCQDSGSDANPRWVVKFSEDCDWTVGVCDKEATENFNNGHVYALRWQKDQLSSVCTQYYESVRRSDGMTYTDKPPEAHVDSQFIYLPGQNEGLPETIXRXIELEVFWDKTSPPSLSFYSRGRYHQRTELHRMEIEHRQGDLTPFVTLGTGSSPAGARQYREYSQPEQQWRCPCGEVHQIQQQSSYHQHGSYQASECKCERVIGTPYMEVFCQLV from the coding sequence ATGTCCATGTGTGCCCAGCACTTGGAGCCACACCTTTCAGTCCCATTTCTGCTACTGACACATACCCTGACTGAACCCATAGCACCGGGGGCTGGGGGAGTTGGGTTGGCTACAAAATGCCCCCACCACGGTAAGATTCTCGAGTACTACTGCTTGGACGACCTAACCAGTGCGTGCATGTCCTGCGCCATCGAGGACCAGCATCGCATCCACAACATGAAGACCCTGCCTAAGGCACACAAAGAGCTGAGGGAGAAGTTGAAGGAGGAGCAGAAGGCTTTGGccaagagagagagccagagcctGGAACTAGGGAGGTGGGAtaaggagcagagggagaggttgGCTAGCTCCAGTGTCCGGCTCATTGAGGGAGTGTCCGCCCTGCGCGACATCACCCTGACGAGCATCCAGAGTTCCGTCTCAGCTCGCGTAAAATCCATCACAACCTCTAAGAGAACCATGCAGGCTGCCCTGTCCGAGGGGGACTCCTTCTGCTTCCTCCAGGGGTATGAAGGGGTGCACCAGGCTGTTGAGAAGGCCCGTGCCGTGGATCTYAGTAAGGGGCTGGAGCCCGGGGRCGACCGGGACAAGCTGGTCCAGGAGCTACAGCAGAGCGGAGGAAAGCTGCTGGAGCAGACGACCCAGCTGTGGAGTTCTCTGCTGGCTCTGGTCGACCCCGAGAACCACCAGGAAAAACAGGGTTCCCCAGGGTTACCTCCCACCATCACGTTGACCTTTGACCCCAAGAGCTTGGGAAGGGGCATGTGTCTGTCCCAGGACCACAGGAAAGTGTTCTACACACCGCTTGCCAAACTCACCACCCATACTCTTCTGTGCCAGGATAGCGGCTCTGATGCCAACCCTAGGTGGGTGGTCAAATTCTCTGAGGACTGTGATTGGACCGTTGGCGTTTGTGACAAGGAAGCTACTGAGAATTTCAATAACGGCCATGTCTATGCTCTGCGCTGGCAGAAGGACCAACTGAGCTCTGTTTGCACTCAGTACTATGAGAGTGTTAGGCGTAGTGATGGGATGACCTATACAGATAAACCTCCAGAGGCACACGTCGATTCTCAGTTTATCTATCTTCCTGGGCAAAATGAAGGGCTACCTGAAACAATAKKCCGTSCCATAGAATTAGAAGTGTTCTGGGACAAAACCTCCCCACCATCCCTGTCCTTCTACAGCAGGGGCAGATATCACCAGAGGACGGAACTGCACAGAATGGAGATCGAGCATCGTCAGGGTGACCTAACTCCCTTTGTCACCCTGGGAACAGGAAGTAGCCCAGCCGGagccagacagtatagagagtACAGTCAACCAGAGCAGCAGTGGAGGTGCCCATGTGGAGAGGTCCATCAGATTCAGCAGCAGTCTTCCTACCACCAGCATGGGTCTTACCAGGCTTCTGAGTGCAAGTGTGAGAGGGTTATCGGTACGCCGTATATGGAGGTGTTTTGTCAGCTTGTGTAA